One part of the Torulaspora delbrueckii CBS 1146 chromosome 8, complete genome genome encodes these proteins:
- the TDA2 gene encoding Tda2p (similar to Saccharomyces cerevisiae YER071C; ancestral locus Anc_7.259), with the protein MEFQTGQDKVANAPVSQDKLVELIETSYVAAGASPGEGSVKDKFLTKVLEQLVQHSSQYKYVISMTSLKGEAKDNDVSMSNDIGAAWNSKKDGFYNYTLANNDEKFLVTVFWISK; encoded by the coding sequence ATGGAGTTCCAAACTGGCCAGGATAAGGTGGCTAATGCCCCTGTCTCTCAGGATAAGCTTGTTGAATTGATTGAGACGAGTTATGTAGCTGCGGGTGCTTCCCCTGGGGAGGGTTCCGTGAAGGATAAGTTCTTGACAAAGGTTCTAGAACAACTGGTTCAGCACTCTTCACAGTACAAGTATGTGATTTCAATGACTAGTCTGAAAGGTGAAGCTAAAGATAATGATGTTTCTATGTCAAATGATATTGGAGCAGCTTGGAATAGCAAGAAAGATGGATTTTACAATTATACACTGGCTAATAACGATGAAAAGTTCCTAGTGACTGTCTTTTGGATCTCTAAATAA